The DNA segment ACAAGTCCACACCCATATCACTCACATCTagagtgcacacaaacagctaaTCATCACTGATATGACTCACACTAAAGGCCGGGGCATTATACTCAACAATAGCAAACATTGTCTTCTCATTTTCATCTTTTGCATGCAAATACTTGAGAACAAAAGTACCAGAACTATGACAATTTGTTCTTAAAGACCCTTTTATATAGAAAATGGTTTACTACAGTCAATCTataatatttatagtaataatttatacatttgtaacaagttttgcatatattattaattaaattctatattttatatatatatatatatatatatatatatagtttttatattatatatagtattttatatatatatatatatatagtagttttttatataaagtacatttagatattaatataagtaaaattaatattaaaataacaattgcattttacatttaaattatttttttataggatCTGACTTTGTAATTCTGACATATAGCCTATACTActggtcagtatttttatttattttttattttttaaacattaaatgtatcttttgtttttttgtgttgcatttgttttgatttaatttgataaaaatttaataatatttatataatattcattaaaggcaataatattgtgaaatattagaatttaaaataatgtttgagtATACAGTGAGTATATTTTGAGtattcagagtcacatgatcttttataAATCacttctaacatgctgatttggtacttaaatattaataatggtacttattaacaatgttgaagcAGTTTTTACTGCTTCTGGaaactatgatgcattttttcaggattctttgatgaataaaaaagaaaaagatttcacCTGGAACTTTGGTACAGTATcttggtttaaataaataatcaaacaaataaataaataaataagcatctATTTTTACAGCTATTTTTAACAGCTTTGccattgcatgaaaaaaaatacacttaaaatatagaaaacagttactttaaattgtaatatcattttacaatattactattttttttactgcattttaaatcaaataaatacatattttgtgaGTACAAGAGACATTGAAAAACAGTTACTTATTCCATACTTTTGAGTATACATGTAGTGTAAAAATAcagattatgaaaatatatacaattatgcTAATATCTAAAATGCTTATAAGCAAAATGGTCAGATCCTCTCGTGCATCACAGTTTTTCACCTCTTCCAGGCCCGTCCTCTGTGCACAGGTGTCCCTTCACTGCATGTGCCGCTCTCAGGGTTTGGCTCTCCTGGAGACATGTCTGAATAATACAAATCTGTATGACATTCTCTCTGCAGCATCATCTCGAAATGTACCCGGCAGTACACTGAAGTCTCTCTCATCCCGTAGTGATCTCCAGTGAACAGCACTTTGCGCCAGGTGTGGCACAGGGAAGAAGCAGCTCAAGTGGTACACTTACACCAGATCCACGGAGGACGCCATACAATACCTCTGAGGCAGAGATTCCCAGGTGGCACCGCGCACATCTTTGCAAAGAAAACCTCCTCTtaagagattatttatttattacgtaTTTATTACGGGTGtaaatttgaatgtatttgtttggaAATTCTCGTACTTTTGAGTGTATGTGTTTGAAAACTCTGGACAGGGTTGCTGGGGCATATTGTCACAAAACAGTGGTTCAGCATTTAGCCAGAATCTTTTGCATTTCTGTTGTTTcatgaaatgtgtttaaataatatttttacatttttgtcgtatttttttttttttttaatatttttttttatgttatatctgttttattcatttaagtcTGTGTATATAAGCAGGTTGTTCATTGTGGTAAATTGCACCTTATGTGGGGACAAGGCCATAAGGTCAATGTTCGttaaatgaattgcatttttgttCTGGTTATTATTTGTGTGGATTAAAAAGAAACCTGCTCTGACAAATATTATTGCGTAACAATAGCCCCTGTATGAAGTAATATCAGCGCGGTGCCGGTGAGTAACAGTCTCGTTTCGAAGTTAAATAGAGAAGTTTATCTAAATATACGTTTATTTTACCTGTAATAGTCCTCCTTACAGTAAATGTCTCCGTGTTTACTGAAGCACGTGAGCTCTGACTCCAGGTCAGCGTGACACGCGCTGCATTTCAAACAGCGCTCGTGCCACCGTCTGTCTGCCGCGAGCAGGTAGAAGCGATCTGAGATCAGCGCGCCGCAGCCCGCGCACACCGGGGACTCACATCCCTGGAAGGAACACCACAGCTAAACATTTATCGTCGTTATCAAACATCCTGAGTTTAAGCTGTCATATATTTACCAAAATCGGTTCATTTATAGCATATATGCTGTTTAAGTTCTGCTTCATTTTCAAAGACTATGTGGATGcgtgagtgattttttttattaattagattggttttttttttgaggctgtttgtttattaattagcttagaattaatttattttatttgttttctgtactAATTTTGCCATGCAGAACTTGCCAATggtcttaaatataatttaacactttaaaacaacTGTCATTTTTCGTATGAATTAATGCTAAATATTATACTGAATTTAATATTCAATGTCTtgtgcaaaactaaaaaaaaaaacattctctggcaactaataagataaaataaaaaggtatttaatattgtaacatctaaattaaaaggttttataaacacaaaactacacattttcactgtttacattgctaaaagttgaaaaaaatgaaatatgatttatatttacattacaaaagaataaaattaattcttACTGATTCGTTGCTTTCCATGCTGTTATAGAGGTCCTTCTCTCCCGCGGTGCAAGGATGAATGTCTATATTTTAACTCTGGGTCAGTGAAATGATGAGATGTCTCCAAAGAGGAGGTTATCCATGTGCTCGAGGATGTTCCacctgttctatctatctatctatctatctatctatctatctatctatctatctatctatctatctatctatctatctatctatctatctatctatctatctatctatctatctatctatctaaagacATATTTCACTCATAAAATGTATGTCATCTTTCactataaaatgcatttgaagGTATAAACGTAAATAAAGGAAAACTAGTGACTAAACTGTTTAAAAAGCGTGTCTAAAACGAACTTAATCATAGAGTCTAAATAAACTGCAATCAGAAACTTTGTTTGGAATAACAGATTCCCAGTGAGGATGTTTCTCCGTCTTCAGTTGCTCCCTTTTCTTTTGAGTAAGAGTGGACGGGATCTAGTTGCATTTGCGTAGACTCAGGGTTTGTGGAGATCCGTTAACTCGGTCAGGCTTTTGAATGAGGTTACATCAGACTCCGTGCGCTTAGGGACGGGAGGAGGTTACCGCTGTTTGCTCGAGTGAACCTCACAGACAATCGTATGGATCCTGAATCATGTTAATATTAGGCTACTGAATCATCGTGACTACAGTATTTAAAGGCAACTAATTAATGTCATTTTAGGAGAAGCAAGAAATAGCAAGCTTTTccatattctattctattctattctattctattctattctattctattctattctattctattctgaaaCGGCAAACGTTATTCAGAAATATACAGTACAAGCCGTTAGGCCTATAAGCAATACAATATAGCCTACTGGTACCCGTCCTCTTACTGAATTACACAATAAAATGAACATAGAAATAACTGTCATCAAGTCTGTATCTGCAGCATTTAaccttaaatgtatatatttatagcatatgcatttatatcctatatatatatatatatatatatatatatatatatatatatatatatgaaagaaagaaagaaagaaagaaagaacaataaCAGTACCAGCAACCTCATCTTAAGTTTATTTCACATGCCCCTTAGCAACCCAATCAGCAAAACATCACAGTATATTCTACTTTCATAAATTACACCACAGTAGTTTTAGACTCTGACTCAGTCTGCACTCTTAACAACAAACACATCCGCATCGTCCATCTGCCATACAGCTGTGACAGTTGTTATTGCAATTCATTGTTGCAATGTCCAGACTTCATACTACACTCCCTTCTGTGTCAGGCGACTCTTACGCCACGGCTTTTTCGCtatctgggaaatgtagttcggCGTTGTTTCTGTCGACAGCCGGAGACACGCCCAAAAAACTACAACTCCCATAATTCCCCAAGGCTGTAGTACCGTGATCTGCGCGTGGAGACCATGGCGTTCCTGTGCAGTATGTGACGGGGATAACGGCAAATATAACTCCGACAGCGGGTTGTTGTCACATTATTCTGAGGAACGGATTGGATTTAAATTAAGGATAAAATGGGCTCTCGTATCAAGTAAGCGTCAATGTCTCTATCC comes from the Cyprinus carpio isolate SPL01 chromosome B21, ASM1834038v1, whole genome shotgun sequence genome and includes:
- the LOC109064730 gene encoding LOW QUALITY PROTEIN: LIM/homeobox protein Lhx9-like (The sequence of the model RefSeq protein was modified relative to this genomic sequence to represent the inferred CDS: deleted 2 bases in 2 codons) — encoded protein: MESNESGCESPVCAGCGALISDRFYLLAADRRWHERCLKCSACHADLESELTCFSKHGDIYCKEDYYRRFSLQRCARCHLGISASEVLYGVLRGSGVVYHLSCFFLCHTWRKVLFTGDHYGMRETSVYCRVHFEMMLQRECHTDLYYSDMSPGEPNPESGTCSEGTPVHRGRAWKR